The sequence below is a genomic window from Zonotrichia leucophrys gambelii isolate GWCS_2022_RI chromosome 26, RI_Zleu_2.0, whole genome shotgun sequence.
GgcattttattaaaacaaaacaaaaaccaaaactaatAAAACCCAACCCACATTGTACAAAATAAAATGCTCAAAGATGATTCCAAACCTCATCTTTTTGTCTCAGTCTGTGATTATAAACAATTCCCAGTCCAGGCACATGCAGGGGAGcggagccctgccagccccagccccaggcagagcctCTCAGCAGTTGCCTTCAGCCTCTGAGACTTTTGCATCTGAGGCTTTTTGCtctataaaaattaaattgccaTCACCACATCTTGGTTTTGGCCTAAAATCTTGTGCCATAGTGGTTACCCTTCCAGTTTGTGTGGTTGAGGTCTGTGTGGTAGCTCAAGGGTCCTGGTCTGGCTGAGCTACAGGTTCAATATCCTTCCCCTGCAAGGTTTGCTTAATGTAGGGACTCCTTTGAAATGAGTGCTCCCTCCAGCAGGAGAAAATGGGAGCTGGGAAGTCAAGTGCTTGCTTTGGGAAGGGCCTGCATCAGCTGGGTGGAGTGAGAGCCCTTTGGGGCTCTTGGCTCATGCTGGCCTTGCTCTCCTCCAGCAAGGTGACTTCTGCCAGCCCTTGGCCTTGCCCAGGGTGTTCCTTTATTATCTGGCACCAGAGCTTCAGGGTGCCCATGCAGGACACAGCCCCCCCATGTCCTTGTGTTTCCTCCCAAacagcctggccaggcagaGGACCctggaggatgaggaagagcaGCAAAGAGAGCGCCGGCGAAGGCACCGGAACCTGCTGTCATCCACCTCCACGGAGGAGGaacctgccagccctgccaaggacaccagcccagcctccagcaggTCTGTGGGGCCCTGCTGGTACTGGCCAGGCTCCTGACCCCgggccctggcagctgctgagggagggctgagctgtgggcagagcttggGAGGAGGGATGGGCATAAGGGGAGCACAAGGGGGACACAAGGGGGGCACCTCGGGTGGGctccccatggcacagggactggggagggctggtgccagggctgagctcagggtggggctgcagggggatctgcagcaggtgaggggtgcccagctgtgcagggcagcagagcaggcagagcctggctggctgtgctgcccctctgGACCTCACAGTGACGCTGTGGCTCCTTTGCTGACGTGGGGATCTGAGCCAAGGGCTTTCCACTGGTGCTGCCAAagtccctggctgcagggagctggggtttggaGGTACTCTGGGACCAGGCTGCCCTTACACAACCTGACCTACTCTCTAAATTGGTCCTGGGAGTGTCCAGTGTTTATGTGGTTTGTGTCCACAGTGACACTCCCACTCCAGAGGTGTTCCTGTGTTTCACAGGATGGAGTTGGGACACTTGGGCTGCATATGGGGAATTACTAAAATGAACCAGCTGGGAAGGACAAGGTGCTGACACAGGCTGGCCATGTGGTGATTGCAATTCAGGAGGAGGGCAGATGTTATCCCATCTCCTCCCCAGTGCTGGAAGTGTGCAGACACAGCCTGCCAGGTGTCCTACTGCCCCTTCCCAGGCCTTGTGCCTGTTTgtctgggggaaggaggggaaacagCTTTTCACAGGTTGTGGGACTGTGGGTGGACCTGCCAGAACAGATTGGCTTCCAACCAACACTTCCCACTTTAAGttgctgggatttttcctaGTCCAGTGAAGAGTCACAGCCGCACTTTTTATCCAGCAGCAGACCCAGACTGCCCTAAGCCTGGATCTCCTTGGCACAGGATTGGTGGGTCCTGGTGTCCTGGGATGAGGCTGCAGAAATGCTTCATCTCTatgacagaaaggaaaaaaaataattttaatgcaaACTTTTTCTCAGACAGCCGAGCTGGGGTGATGGGGATGAGAGTGGCTGCAAGCCCTGGTCTGCAGGGAGGATTCCAGGATTTTTATGTCCCTCTCCAGAGCCTTTTGCCTCACTTGCAGCATGAAATGCACCCCTCTAGGCCCAGTGCTGAAGTTCTCATCCCATGTTGTCCCTGTCCCTAGACCTTCATCCCTGGTGAAGCCGCAGTCCCCGGAGGATGGGGAGGAGCGAAAGCTCTCAGAGGCGCTGAAGACACAGGAAGGGAGAAGGACGAGGTGCCTCCCACCCGTGTCCGAAAAGCTGcggcaggagaaggagcagaaggaggCGGGGGCGGCCGAGAGCTGCCCGCAGACAGAGGCACAGCCCCGCGGGAGGCAGCAGAGCGGCCGCGCTGCAGAGGAGGCGcccgggggcaggggggacccGGCCCGGGACAGGAACCCGGAGCCAGCCCCCGAGAAGAAGGTGGTGCTGAGGGCACGGctccaggacacagagcagggagtgcAGGCTGCTCGgggggagcagaggaaggaggcaAAGGAGCCACCAGAGGTGGGGAGCTGCCGGCTGCGGGAGGTGAAGATCCTCACCAGGGTGGGGAACCGCAGCGCAGAAGAGAAAACCTCAGCGGTGGCCtcatctccagagcagcaggtAAGCAGGAATGGATGGGGCACCAGGCCTCGGGGGGGAGAGCTTCTCACCTCTCCTGGGTGctgggagaagcagagaaagacACAGCCCAAAAGTaccagcagggaaaggggacCTGATGGATTTTGAGGAAGGATTTTCGGAGAGCTGCAAAGCACGACGTGGTGGACAGGGTCCCAccacctccttcccctccctgatCTGTGCTGTCCTGATCACCTTCTCCAGCAAGGCCCACTGATTGCCATCATGGGGACACTGAAGGGCTGTTGGGGACTCTGTATGTCCAACGGAGACAGGAAAGGTTTGGAGGGTTTTGACCTCAAACTCTGGCCTCCAGCCCAGTTCCTGCCCTGACTGTCCCACTCCTGCACCTCAGCCctctctgcaggctctgcagagatGCATCTGAGGTCTCCTTTTTCCTCAGCAGCCATCCAGGAACCCCTCAAAGCAGGTAAtccagctgtcccctccccaagATGAAGCTGAAGAAAAGCCAGAGCCTTCTCCAACCCACGTCACCTCCATCCGACGGGCCAGCCCCAGAACTGTCTCCTTCAGGGTaagagctggagcaggtgggGAGGGGATTCCAGTGAGGCAGAGGAGGATAGGGGGAAGGAAGGATTGCTGTGGCCTCTGGATTATGTGGGCAGAACCTGTTCCCAGAAGTGTGCTCAAAACTTCCCC
It includes:
- the LAD1 gene encoding ladinin-1 isoform X1 translates to MSFSRRNWSDLSSLARQRTLEDEEEQQRERRRRHRNLLSSTSTEEEPASPAKDTSPASSRPSSLVKPQSPEDGEERKLSEALKTQEGRRTRCLPPVSEKLRQEKEQKEAGAAESCPQTEAQPRGRQQSGRAAEEAPGGRGDPARDRNPEPAPEKKVVLRARLQDTEQGVQAARGEQRKEAKEPPEVGSCRLREVKILTRVGNRSAEEKTSAVASSPEQQQPSRNPSKQVIQLSPPQDEAEEKPEPSPTHVTSIRRASPRTVSFRIISKKQKEESQSPLTRSASLRIPGSNSTIGEKLEKYNSAVQRSEGVKSSVPSQKNRLLSSEGVASKRNFFERSAPGKAEPAAPRKDSLKIPGSVTSRINLWISRAQEPAKEENGKEIRRINSLAKRDVWIKQPGDTSGDTKLQ
- the LAD1 gene encoding ladinin-1 isoform X2, whose protein sequence is MSFSRRNWSDLSSLARQRTLEDEEEQQRERRRRHRNLLSSTSTEEEPASPAKDTSPASSRPSSLVKPQSPEDGEERKLSEALKTQEGRRTRCLPPVSEKLRQEKEQKEAGAAESCPQTEAQPRGRQQSGRAAEEAPGGRGDPARDRNPEPAPEKKVVLRARLQDTEQGVQAARGEQRKEAKEPPEVGSCRLREVKILTRVGNRSAEEKTSAVASSPEQQPSRNPSKQVIQLSPPQDEAEEKPEPSPTHVTSIRRASPRTVSFRIISKKQKEESQSPLTRSASLRIPGSNSTIGEKLEKYNSAVQRSEGVKSSVPSQKNRLLSSEGVASKRNFFERSAPGKAEPAAPRKDSLKIPGSVTSRINLWISRAQEPAKEENGKEIRRINSLAKRDVWIKQPGDTSGDTKLQ